The region ACCGTGTCTGTAGGTGACGGGGCATCCTCTATGGCTGTTGGAGGTTCAACTCTCTCTGATCCTGTTGGTGATGTGACCTTGCTTTCATCGGACATTGACTTTTCCCTTTCAGTATGATATTCCTCTCCTTCTTCTGATGTGCTTAAGGAAGAAGGCATACCACGTTGAGCAGATTTTGTGTTGATACAGGTAGaattcccagaattaactgcaGTTACAGGCGATGATTTGAAACTTATTTTATTCTCCTGTGGCAACCTCGACTGAGTTTTATTGAGACCTTTCATAGCCCTTGAATCTGCTTTTTTTGGTTTCGACTTGCTCTTGAAATACCACGATGACTTTGATTCACTTTTTTGCAGTGCTGCTATCTGCATTTCATAATCATGTTTATCCTTTAACAGCTGCCTTATTTCCGTTGCTAACTGATCACATTGTTTGTAATCATGGACTGTCTTGGCTTTTTCTAGCCTCTTTTGCTTAAATTGCAAATTACCTTTTACATTCTCTACCAGACACAGTCTCCACAGTCTGGAGACACAGTTTCAGTCTCACTGCTGCTGCAGCTGCTTGTACCACTATTGGATCTTGAGAAACCCTTTTTGAATGAATATCCATCAACTTTGACTTGTTCTCTTGCCTTCTCATAGAGCTCTcctgataaaaagaaaactttttttatatatttgtgTTTCATAAGGTAATCAGTATCGTTTTCCTACGTTCCTACTTAACTTGGTCAGGAAAATGTAGAGATAACAACATGACTCTGCCAAGCCATTTTGGAGTGGCTACTCCATGCAAAGAcaagcaaaatttgcttgtgaTGTTATTTCAGACAACTTATAACAATTATAATTAGAGCAacaaacacaatttttgcaattttatttatgTACATACCTCTGTTTGAGAGTAACACTGGGCTTTGCAAGGCCAGTTTTCCAGCTGCTTTGTTTACTGCTATTTGGTATTCTGATAAGGGCTTTGCAAGATTCTTTCCATAAATCATAGCATCCTTCATCACCTCTTCTTCAACTGGTTCCTCTTTAACTTCCTtttcatcaaaggaaaataaaatcagTGAGTCAATCCTGGTATGTATCCAGTCAGTAAGTAGAGACTATGGCTACCTAATAGCTTGTGGTTATAACTTCAAAGTATTTATTTCTCTAGCAGGTATTAAATCTTGTTTCTTGGGAAAAGCTGGTATGGTCGTTTACAATTTAAGAAAAGTAACATGTAAGGAGATTTATTGTCCACAGTATGTCATAAACATTTTCTGTAATTATAAAACAAATTGTGTGCTATGAACCCTCATAGCACATGGTAAGCATTTAGTGTTCAATCTTGTTAATGTGTGTTCATGCCTTTATCTAAAATTTGCAGTAGGAAGAATAAAGTGTACCTTGTTGTACTGATATATATGTTCATCCCTTTAGTGTACGACAAACATGAAACTGGTTTCTTAGTAAACTGAAACCTGGTAACTAACCTCAATTGGAGGCCCCAACCTCATTTCCCTTGTAATTGTTGCCTGCTTTTTGGCTCCTGAAGGCACCACAGGAGGAGTCTTTTTAGTTTCATGTAACTGGCCTACAGGATAGAGGTTTTACATGTTAGTGATGGTGTTGACTTTTCCCTTATAAAGGCAAAATCGAGAAATAAAGGGAACTGATATTGAGATAAGCTGTGCATGACAATTAGTTTACCGTGGCCTTCTGAAACAGGAAGATTACAATTATCTTTGTCAGTCCAGTTCTCCTGTTGCTCGAGCAGTATGATTGCATTATTTGGGTCAAGAAACTCCAGGTACTCATTGTCAATTTCTGTTCCATCTTCTTCCAAAACAGCCTTCACAGCACTTACACCCAGTTTCTCACCCCCTACAAAAAGGGAAGTAAAATAAACATCTCATCTTTTCTGAGTTTAATAAACATACACAGTAAGTTAAGTCCACCATAAATTTAAAGATGGCACATTTTTCCAACACAAGCAGGCGAATTATATCAGCTACAAAGTTAAAACAATGAGTACTAGCCAAACAGCCCTTTTATACAAATTAATAAACAATGTAAGCGCTTATATACTGCCAGAAAATGTAAATACTGCTGCTGAAATGGTTTTATCCAGAAGTGACAAGCGAAAGTATTAAAACACATTCTTTACCTTTAGTGACCAAATCTTCGTAACAGTTTATCCCAACTACAAATTTTTTAATTGTCCTTTTGTTGTTCCATACTTTAAACGCTTTCATCTGCATTAATAAATAGAATTTGTACGACATATTCAGAAACGTGACACTGATGCCTGTGCAAATCATTCAACTCGATTATCTTGAACTATAAGGATTACTGCAAGAAATTGGCGGCAGGTCCTGTTTATATACATCGCAGGATCTGTAACATGTTTCATTACACATGCAAAATCATAAAGCCAAACGTGAGAAAGCAAAACGAAGAAGTAAATTAAATTCACACACCTTTTGCGTTCTGTCCATGCTTCCAACACATCTACATCACATGCGCAAAGCGGGAACAATCGACTGGGTACCAGTCTCTTCCAACCATATGGCAAAAACAGCCCCACCACGGGCGAAGAGCAAAAAATCAAATTATCCTACCCCGGGGACAACTAAATCTGTCAAAAGCCCTACCCACGGGCCAAGAATGACGGTCAAATCCCCGCCCTATGCCCTGCCTCCCCCCCCgccggcttaacattgataggtgcattaaatTCAAGGCATCTCAAAGCATCTAACGAAATTTGGAATTTGGTAATCGTTGTAGGATGAGTTGTGCTTGGTAACATAGGTGGCAGcacttgtttttgtttatacGGCAGTGCATTGTGGTTGTATGCCATGGTGCCTGTTAAATATTAAAGCGTTGCATTGTGGAACAGAGTTACTGTTGGTAGTAGTATAGAGAGGATAGAACTCAAAGAAATCCTcctatttttttcctatttttgggTGAGAATTCCTATTTATTTCCTACTTTTGGGCCACTGTCAttcctattttcctattttctaAGTGTCATTTGTCACTTGACACCCTGAGATTTGTCACCAACAATTACAACCCGTACTCAAGTATATCTGAGCTAGTCAAAAATCTAAATTGGGTCACTCTTGAACAGAGACACTTGGCTAGCCAAGTAATACTATTCTACAAGCTTCATAACAACTTAATTAATCTGCCTTTTCCTGATAATATAGTTTTAAAAGCGTTCTTAAAGGCCTTCTAGATATAACTCCTGTCCTTACAGTCAGCCATAAGCTAatattttcttgtttaattaTTCATTTTTCCCTCGGGCTATTAGGATTTGGAACCAGTTACCTGAAAATGTAATCTCATTCACCAATGTGTCCTTGTTTATGTCTGCCACTCAGCCTGCAATAAGATCCTTAAGCTACCTAGCTACATTGTACCTCCGTAGGCTGTAGAGCCCCCATTTTTATCTCATTTCcttttttacttatttactattattattattattattattattattattattattattattaataagcgCAAAGGCGCTCCAAGATAGGGCAGTGCATATCAGAGAGGTAGCTCCACAGAAAGTCCAGCGAGCACTTGACCTTGCCGCGGAAAAAGGGTCATCAGTTTGGCTGACGGTACTTCCCCTTCGTGAAATGGGTTTTAACCTAAATAAGAGGGAGTTCCGCGACGCAATCAAACTGCGCTATGATTGGCCGGTTGTTGATGATCAGCATTCTTCGACGTGAGGGTCTTTCACCCTAATGCTGATTCGTATAGGGACCTAGAGCTCCAACAGATATACCGCAATCACGAGAACGAGAAGAAGCGCCTATACACGAGGAGGGTTTTGGACATCGAACAAGGAACTTTCACACCCCTTATTTTCACGTCAACGGGCGGTATGGGAAAGGAGTGCTTGCAATACCATAGCAGACTGGCGCAGCTGATCTCCATCAAGAAAGGAGAAGATTATGCTAAAACAATCTCCTGGATAAGAGCAAGGACATCATTCGCTCTATTAAGATCCGCACTAATTTGTTTAAGAGGATCGAGAGTTAGAAGAAAAGTTTTTCGTGATTTTAATaacattgacattgacattgaaatTCAAGAAGGAGCCATAATGTAACACTTAAGAGCTCCATCACAAAGTTTTCTTCAGacggatatatatatatatacattttaaaactatttttaatttgttcttaGCCATGTTTTTATTAAACATTTTTGTTACTGTTGTTAACAAAGTTCTTATACGAGATTATTATCTAAGTGCTCTTCTTTTTGATCGAAAGaaattgtaaatagtgttttgtgataataataataattattattattattatttagtataAGTATTAAATTTGCGCAGTGCGAGAGAATTTGAACAATCAAGAATGATTATTGTTTTTGTACATTTAAGTAGGTAGGAAGCTGAAAATTGTGaataaagttgattattattattattattactattattattattattatttgttatcaTTGCTAATTAATATTTCATTCATTAACtaacaattatttatttattatttcctGCATTTATTTTATTACCTGTACTTGGTAATGTAATTATTCATTATTTGATTTCCACCTCTTGTATTAGTGAAAGCTATTCTTAAGAGGAAATAAATTGAAGACTTGAAGATACCTctcaaactcgttcccagggtctctcttctctgcctccactGTCGTTGAGAataggcagagaagagagaccctgggaacgaggttggatacCTCTCACTCGCTCTGCCATGGGACAAGTATGCCAGCTTTGATACTCTTTCGTACCTTATTAGGTCTATTAAAAGTTAAGTCTAGAGAAGCAAAGGAGATAAAATGTTGACCATTTCactttgcaaaagaaaatactGTGACGTTTGGTGCACTTTAAAGCGGTCTGTTAAAAACAACGCATGAAAGTAGACCATCAAACGAAAAAAAGGGACCTCAGGTAGCCTATCCTCTGGCCGAATCTAAGGGTCCAGCCGATTTTCCTTTCAGTTGTCATTAACCGAAGGAGTCACGTAGAGACCTAAGAACATCCGGTACCATCCGGTTTCCAGGCtcacacaaacggtttaatatTCTCCTTTTTCCTTACGATGTCCCTTTGGTTTTTAATAGTCCAATGGCGCAGGAAGTCCCAGTACCCTTCGACGCAAAGGGCTTGGGTCCGACTTTCCTAGAAAACACAAAAAGGCTTGGATTCGACTTTTCGACCTCCTTCTTGGAAAACCTCACTTTGCAAATCAgtcgttttttaaaaaaatagaaataccaaattccaaaaaaatgtgtttgaaGATAATTGATAAAAAGAAATTagaaaataaatcgaaaacaaaTAGAGAGATTTAAGTAACAGTGAAAAATTAGTTATATGAAAGGTAAAGCAGGAAGACAATCGCTTACATTTCCACTGCTCGCAATACTCGAAATGAAGCGTGAGGGAATACCACTCGTGAATACTTTCACGCAATGCGGTTCAATGGGCTCCCTTAGGGAGGTTGAATATGGATAAATATATGACTCTCACTGCTTTCTTCCCTTCAAACTTGATCAAGCACCCAGAAGAGAAAGCGGCAACGGCCCTCCCACTTACCCACCCTAATCGCTTGAAATTAGAGGTCGAACACCACGTTCAGCAGAAGGTTTCCACTATCTCTGGCGCTCCATCAACGCTCCAATGTTTACATTGGACAGTGAATGCGAGTGAGCGTGTTGTGCAATAGAATGCTACTGCTATCTAAATTAATAAGCGATCAAAGAATCGTTAGAATCCTTACGTGTACCAAAATGGAAATGCAACAATTGATGGCTAATGATGTAATAGGCAAAATCGgctaattcaatgttgtacccaattcaaatctcccgtggttaagattctttgtgtattgtatttgcattataatgttgcattcacatttaaataattACGTGGGATGCTGCCGTTTGTGTaaaatgtgaaggttggttgtaAATGTCACTGTTCCCTGAAGCCGACTGAGAGTCATAATTAAGGGACGTGGTAAAAGGGCTATGTAAGGTTAAGCGGTGATGAGAATGGATCATTTCCTTGTGCATTCAAGCGTTTTCAAGAATTACTTGTATGTGGTCACCTTcaataaaaaacaattaagTTACATTTATTTATGGTGGGATTCGGAAATGAAGGTAAAACGCGCAATATTCTCGCGTTCATCGCTGTTCTATCGCGCTTCATTGACGAAATCGATTTCAAGGGACGTTTAGGGTGCTACTCTAAGAGCAGACGAAAATCACTTCTTCTGATACTTTCTTCTGCGAATTCAGTCTGAGGACGCAGTAATTCGAAGAAGGGAAGTGGTGAGTGTGTTGGGAATTCCGTGTGAACTTTTCCGATTACCTTTCGTGAGAAAACTGAAGTAAAGAGAGACCTGCATGTTGTTTGTCcgaccatagttaatgcatagAGATGgtttatgaaactcgacaattCTTTTTGACCAAGACGCTGCACaaaacacc is a window of Montipora capricornis isolate CH-2021 chromosome 13, ASM3666992v2, whole genome shotgun sequence DNA encoding:
- the LOC138030823 gene encoding uncharacterized protein — encoded protein: MDRTQKMKAFKVWNNKRTIKKFVVGINCYEDLVTKGGEKLGVSAVKAVLEEDGTEIDNEYLEFLDPNNAIILLEQQENWTDKDNCNLPVSEGHGQLHETKKTPPVVPSGAKKQATITREMRLGPPIEEVKEEPVEEEVMKDAMIYGKNLAKPLSEYQIAVNKAAGKLALQSPVLLSNRGELYEKAREQVKVDGYSFKKGFSRSNSGTSSCSSSETETVSPDCGDCVW